The following are encoded together in the Bos indicus isolate NIAB-ARS_2022 breed Sahiwal x Tharparkar chromosome 29, NIAB-ARS_B.indTharparkar_mat_pri_1.0, whole genome shotgun sequence genome:
- the RCOR2 gene encoding REST corepressor 2 isoform X3 has protein sequence MIRVGTNYQAVIPECKPESPARYSNKELKGMLVWSPNHCVSDAKLDKYIAMAKEKHGYNIEQALGMLLWHKHDVEKSLADLANFTPFPDEWTVEDKVLFEQAFGFHGKCFQRIQQMLPDKLIPSLVKYYYSWKKTRSRTSVMDRQARRLGGRKDKEDSDDLEEGRGAVSEGEPDAGDPKREPLPSRPLNARPGPGKKEAQGSQYRHHPLRTRRRPPKGMYLSPEGLTAVSGSPDLANLTLRGLDSQLISLKRQVQSMKQTNSSLRQALEGGIDPLRPPEANTKFNSRWTTDEQLLAVQAIRRYGKDFGAIAEVIGNKTLTQVKTFFVSYRRRFNLEEVLQEWEAEQDGAPGAPVPMEEARRGAPLPAPALEEDDEVQITSVSTSGPRSGPPAPPPPPPPTSLSQPPPLLRPPLPTAPTLLRQPPPLQQGRFLQPRLAPNQPPPPLIRPALAASRHSARPGPQPPPTLIGAPLEPPAPSL, from the exons ATGATCCGCGTTGGAACCAATTACCAGGCCGTAATTCCGGAGTGCAAGCCTG AGAGCCCCGCACGCTACAGTAACAAGGAGCTGAAGGGGATGTTGGTGTGGTCCCCCAACCACTGTGTGTCAGATGCCAAGC TTGACAAGTACATTGCGATGGCCAAGGAGAAGCACGGTTACAACATCGAGCAG GCACTGGGCATGCTCCTGTGGCATAAACACGACGTAGAGAAGTCGCTGGCTGACCTGGCCAACTTCACCCCATTCCCGGATGAGTGGACGGTAGAGGACAAGGTGCTGTTTGAACAGGCCTTTGGCTTCCATGGCAAGTGCTTCCAGCGGATCCAGCAGATG ctgccTGACAAGCTGATTCCTAGCCTGGTGAAGTATTACTACTCTTGGAAGAAGACCCGCAGCCGGACCAGTGTGATGGACAGACAGGCTCGGCGGCTTGGGGGCCGAAAGGACAAAGAAGACAG CGATGATCTTGAAGAGGGACGAGGAGCCGTGAGTGAGGGGGAGCCGGACGCTGGAGACCCCAAGAGAGAG CCTCTGCCCTCTCGGCCCCTGAATGCCCGCCCAGGCCCAGGAAAGAAGGAGGCCCAGGGCTCCCAGTACCGCCACCATCCTCTGAGAACTCGGAGGCGCCCGCCCAAAGGCATGTACCTGAGCCCCGAGGGCCTCACCGCAGTGTCGGGGAGCCCGGACCTTGCTAACCTCACGCTTCGAGGCCTTGACTCCCAGCTCATCTCCCTCAAGCGCCAG GTGCAAAGCATGAAGCAGACCAATAGCAGCCTCCGCCAAGCCCTGGAGGGCGGCATTGATCCACTCCGCCCCCCTGAG GCCAATACCAAGTTCAACTCCCGCTGGACCACGGATGAGCAGCTCTTGGCCGTACAAG CCATCCGTAGGTATGGCAAAGACTTTGGGGCTATTGCAGAGGTGATTGGGAACAAGACTCTGACCCAGGTGAAGACCTTCTTTGTGAGCTACCGGCGCCGCTTCAATCTGGAGGAGGTGCTGCAGGAGTGGGAGGCCGAGCAGGATGGGGCCCCTGGAGCCCCGGTCCCCATGGAGGAGGCTAGGAGAGGGGCTCCCTTGCCAGCCCCAGCCCTAGAGGAAGATGATGAg GTCCAGATTACATCCGTCTCCACGTCGGGACCCCGATCGGGGCCCCCTGCGccgccccctcctccacctcccacctcGCTGTCCCAGCCGCCCCCACTGCTGAGGCCACCCTtgcccactgcccccaccctgcTTCGCCAGCCACCCCCACTCCAGCAGGGCCGTTTCCTTCAGCCCCGGCTGGCCCCCAACCAGCCACCACCACCTCTCATCCGCCCTGCCCTGGCTGCATCCCGCCACAGTGCCCGCCCTGGCCCTCAGCCCCCACCCACCTTGATTGGAGCCCCTCTGGAGCCTCCGGCACCCTCGCTCTGA
- the RCOR2 gene encoding REST corepressor 2 isoform X2, whose translation MPSVMEKPSAGSGILSRSRAKTAPNGGQPHSEDDSSEEEHSHDSMIRVGTNYQAVIPECKPESPARYSNKELKGMLVWSPNHCVSDAKLDKYIAMAKEKHGYNIEQALGMLLWHKHDVEKSLADLANFTPFPDEWTVEDKVLFEQAFGFHGKCFQRIQQMLPDKLIPSLVKYYYSWKKTRSRTSVMDRQARRLGGRKDKEDSDDLEEGRGAVSEGEPDAGDPKREPLPSRPLNARPGPGKKEAQGSQYRHHPLRTRRRPPKGMYLSPEGLTAVSGSPDLANLTLRGLDSQLISLKRQVQSMKQTNSSLRQALEGGIDPLRPPEANTKFNSRWTTDEQLLAVQGPDYIRLHVGTPIGAPCAAPSSTSHLAVPAAPTAEATLAHCPHPASPATPTPAGPFPSAPAGPQPATTTSHPPCPGCIPPQCPPWPSAPTHLDWSPSGASGTLALSAEALRQPEAPEALGWASLGTSSFKPRTEETRGRARSFEDPGLPRRAQLAPWILHVVSGGQAWPGSGAL comes from the exons ATGCCCTCGGTGATGGAGAAGCCGAGCGCGGGCTCCGGGATCCTGTCCCGCAGCCGGGCCAAGACGGCGCCCAACGGCGGACAGCCGCACTCGGAGGATGACAGCAGCGAGGAAGAGCACTCGCACG ACAGCATGATCCGCGTTGGAACCAATTACCAGGCCGTAATTCCGGAGTGCAAGCCTG AGAGCCCCGCACGCTACAGTAACAAGGAGCTGAAGGGGATGTTGGTGTGGTCCCCCAACCACTGTGTGTCAGATGCCAAGC TTGACAAGTACATTGCGATGGCCAAGGAGAAGCACGGTTACAACATCGAGCAG GCACTGGGCATGCTCCTGTGGCATAAACACGACGTAGAGAAGTCGCTGGCTGACCTGGCCAACTTCACCCCATTCCCGGATGAGTGGACGGTAGAGGACAAGGTGCTGTTTGAACAGGCCTTTGGCTTCCATGGCAAGTGCTTCCAGCGGATCCAGCAGATG ctgccTGACAAGCTGATTCCTAGCCTGGTGAAGTATTACTACTCTTGGAAGAAGACCCGCAGCCGGACCAGTGTGATGGACAGACAGGCTCGGCGGCTTGGGGGCCGAAAGGACAAAGAAGACAG CGATGATCTTGAAGAGGGACGAGGAGCCGTGAGTGAGGGGGAGCCGGACGCTGGAGACCCCAAGAGAGAG CCTCTGCCCTCTCGGCCCCTGAATGCCCGCCCAGGCCCAGGAAAGAAGGAGGCCCAGGGCTCCCAGTACCGCCACCATCCTCTGAGAACTCGGAGGCGCCCGCCCAAAGGCATGTACCTGAGCCCCGAGGGCCTCACCGCAGTGTCGGGGAGCCCGGACCTTGCTAACCTCACGCTTCGAGGCCTTGACTCCCAGCTCATCTCCCTCAAGCGCCAG GTGCAAAGCATGAAGCAGACCAATAGCAGCCTCCGCCAAGCCCTGGAGGGCGGCATTGATCCACTCCGCCCCCCTGAG GCCAATACCAAGTTCAACTCCCGCTGGACCACGGATGAGCAGCTCTTGGCCGTACAAG GTCCAGATTACATCCGTCTCCACGTCGGGACCCCGATCGGGGCCCCCTGCGccgccccctcctccacctcccacctcGCTGTCCCAGCCGCCCCCACTGCTGAGGCCACCCTtgcccactgcccccaccctgcTTCGCCAGCCACCCCCACTCCAGCAGGGCCGTTTCCTTCAGCCCCGGCTGGCCCCCAACCAGCCACCACCACCTCTCATCCGCCCTGCCCTGGCTGCATCCCGCCACAGTGCCCGCCCTGGCCCTCAGCCCCCACCCACCTTGATTGGAGCCCCTCTGGAGCCTCCGGCACCCTCGCTCTGAGCGCTGAGGCTCTCCGCCAACCAGAGGCTCCAGAAGCCCTCGGCTGGGCATCCCTGGGGACCTCCAGCTTCAAACCAAGGACAGAAGAGACTAGAGGTCGCGCCAGGTCTTTCGAGGACCCGGGGCTGCCGCGACGGGCACAGCTGGCCCCGTGGATTCTGCACGTTGTTTCTGGTGGCCAAGCCTGGCCAGGGTCTGGGGCCTTGTGA
- the RCOR2 gene encoding REST corepressor 2 isoform X1: MPSVMEKPSAGSGILSRSRAKTAPNGGQPHSEDDSSEEEHSHDSMIRVGTNYQAVIPECKPESPARYSNKELKGMLVWSPNHCVSDAKLDKYIAMAKEKHGYNIEQALGMLLWHKHDVEKSLADLANFTPFPDEWTVEDKVLFEQAFGFHGKCFQRIQQMLPDKLIPSLVKYYYSWKKTRSRTSVMDRQARRLGGRKDKEDSDDLEEGRGAVSEGEPDAGDPKREPLPSRPLNARPGPGKKEAQGSQYRHHPLRTRRRPPKGMYLSPEGLTAVSGSPDLANLTLRGLDSQLISLKRQVQSMKQTNSSLRQALEGGIDPLRPPEANTKFNSRWTTDEQLLAVQAIRRYGKDFGAIAEVIGNKTLTQVKTFFVSYRRRFNLEEVLQEWEAEQDGAPGAPVPMEEARRGAPLPAPALEEDDEVQITSVSTSGPRSGPPAPPPPPPPTSLSQPPPLLRPPLPTAPTLLRQPPPLQQGRFLQPRLAPNQPPPPLIRPALAASRHSARPGPQPPPTLIGAPLEPPAPSL, from the exons ATGCCCTCGGTGATGGAGAAGCCGAGCGCGGGCTCCGGGATCCTGTCCCGCAGCCGGGCCAAGACGGCGCCCAACGGCGGACAGCCGCACTCGGAGGATGACAGCAGCGAGGAAGAGCACTCGCACG ACAGCATGATCCGCGTTGGAACCAATTACCAGGCCGTAATTCCGGAGTGCAAGCCTG AGAGCCCCGCACGCTACAGTAACAAGGAGCTGAAGGGGATGTTGGTGTGGTCCCCCAACCACTGTGTGTCAGATGCCAAGC TTGACAAGTACATTGCGATGGCCAAGGAGAAGCACGGTTACAACATCGAGCAG GCACTGGGCATGCTCCTGTGGCATAAACACGACGTAGAGAAGTCGCTGGCTGACCTGGCCAACTTCACCCCATTCCCGGATGAGTGGACGGTAGAGGACAAGGTGCTGTTTGAACAGGCCTTTGGCTTCCATGGCAAGTGCTTCCAGCGGATCCAGCAGATG ctgccTGACAAGCTGATTCCTAGCCTGGTGAAGTATTACTACTCTTGGAAGAAGACCCGCAGCCGGACCAGTGTGATGGACAGACAGGCTCGGCGGCTTGGGGGCCGAAAGGACAAAGAAGACAG CGATGATCTTGAAGAGGGACGAGGAGCCGTGAGTGAGGGGGAGCCGGACGCTGGAGACCCCAAGAGAGAG CCTCTGCCCTCTCGGCCCCTGAATGCCCGCCCAGGCCCAGGAAAGAAGGAGGCCCAGGGCTCCCAGTACCGCCACCATCCTCTGAGAACTCGGAGGCGCCCGCCCAAAGGCATGTACCTGAGCCCCGAGGGCCTCACCGCAGTGTCGGGGAGCCCGGACCTTGCTAACCTCACGCTTCGAGGCCTTGACTCCCAGCTCATCTCCCTCAAGCGCCAG GTGCAAAGCATGAAGCAGACCAATAGCAGCCTCCGCCAAGCCCTGGAGGGCGGCATTGATCCACTCCGCCCCCCTGAG GCCAATACCAAGTTCAACTCCCGCTGGACCACGGATGAGCAGCTCTTGGCCGTACAAG CCATCCGTAGGTATGGCAAAGACTTTGGGGCTATTGCAGAGGTGATTGGGAACAAGACTCTGACCCAGGTGAAGACCTTCTTTGTGAGCTACCGGCGCCGCTTCAATCTGGAGGAGGTGCTGCAGGAGTGGGAGGCCGAGCAGGATGGGGCCCCTGGAGCCCCGGTCCCCATGGAGGAGGCTAGGAGAGGGGCTCCCTTGCCAGCCCCAGCCCTAGAGGAAGATGATGAg GTCCAGATTACATCCGTCTCCACGTCGGGACCCCGATCGGGGCCCCCTGCGccgccccctcctccacctcccacctcGCTGTCCCAGCCGCCCCCACTGCTGAGGCCACCCTtgcccactgcccccaccctgcTTCGCCAGCCACCCCCACTCCAGCAGGGCCGTTTCCTTCAGCCCCGGCTGGCCCCCAACCAGCCACCACCACCTCTCATCCGCCCTGCCCTGGCTGCATCCCGCCACAGTGCCCGCCCTGGCCCTCAGCCCCCACCCACCTTGATTGGAGCCCCTCTGGAGCCTCCGGCACCCTCGCTCTGA